The Blastocatellia bacterium genome has a segment encoding these proteins:
- the hisB gene encoding imidazoleglycerol-phosphate dehydratase HisB — protein MERRARVHRTTRETNIVVEVLLDGQGRAKVELRPAFLAHILEVFAHHSLMDLTVTATGDLVHHLVEDVALALGAAMNQALGEREGIRRFGSALVPLDEALALASVDLARRPFSVTDLKLQREMIEDMPREDVAHFLRSLATAMEACVHIVVLYGENDHHKIEAGMKAFALALRTAMSSDPQRSGVPSSKGVI, from the coding sequence ATGGAGAGACGGGCTCGCGTACATCGCACGACACGCGAGACGAACATCGTCGTCGAAGTCCTTCTTGATGGGCAGGGACGTGCGAAAGTGGAATTACGCCCCGCCTTTCTCGCGCACATCCTCGAAGTGTTCGCTCATCACAGCCTCATGGATTTGACGGTCACGGCCACGGGTGATCTCGTGCATCATCTCGTCGAGGACGTGGCGCTGGCGCTCGGCGCGGCGATGAATCAGGCGCTCGGTGAGCGGGAGGGGATCCGACGCTTTGGCTCGGCGCTCGTTCCCTTGGATGAGGCGCTGGCGCTCGCGAGCGTGGATTTGGCGCGTCGTCCCTTCAGCGTCACGGATCTCAAACTCCAACGAGAGATGATCGAGGACATGCCTCGCGAGGACGTCGCGCATTTCCTTCGTTCCTTGGCGACGGCGATGGAAGCCTGCGTGCACATCGTCGTGCTGTATGGGGAGAACGATCATCACAAGATCGAAGCTGGGATGAAGGCCTTCGCCCTTGCGCTTCGCACGGCCATGAGTTCGGATCCGCAGCGCTCGGGCGTGCCGAGTTCCAAGGGGGTGATCTGA
- the hisH gene encoding imidazole glycerol phosphate synthase subunit HisH, giving the protein MRVLVLDYGVGNLFSLCAALERAGVEPVVAAEFPSEQDFAALVLPGVGHFTPVAERLGEMRDRLQQWLADGKPILGICLGMQILFEESEEGAGRGLSFFRGRVVRLPNSVKVPHIGWNALRVRQRHRLLEGIEDGAWVYFVHSYHPYPEDPTIILAEAEYGRTFPAIVAEGVLFGMQFHPEKSGGVGRRVLENFLAIARERWNS; this is encoded by the coding sequence GTGCGCGTCCTCGTGCTCGATTACGGCGTCGGGAACTTGTTCAGCTTGTGCGCGGCGTTGGAGCGAGCGGGGGTGGAACCCGTCGTCGCAGCGGAATTCCCCTCGGAGCAAGATTTCGCCGCGCTCGTCCTCCCCGGCGTTGGCCATTTCACGCCAGTAGCGGAACGCCTCGGCGAGATGCGAGATCGCTTGCAGCAATGGCTTGCGGATGGAAAGCCGATTCTCGGCATCTGCCTCGGTATGCAGATCCTCTTTGAGGAGAGCGAAGAGGGAGCGGGGCGCGGTCTCAGCTTCTTCCGCGGGCGCGTTGTGCGCTTGCCGAATTCGGTGAAGGTGCCGCACATCGGATGGAACGCCCTGCGCGTGCGGCAGCGGCATCGTCTCCTCGAGGGAATCGAAGACGGCGCGTGGGTTTACTTCGTCCATTCGTATCATCCGTATCCGGAGGATCCCACGATCATCCTCGCGGAGGCGGAATATGGCCGGACGTTTCCGGCGATCGTCGCCGAGGGCGTGCTCTTCGGCATGCAATTCCATCCCGAGAAATCGGGGGGGGTCGGACGACGCGTGCTCGAGAACTTTCTCGCCATAGCGAGGGAGCGATGGAACTCTTAG